In a genomic window of Fimbriiglobus ruber:
- a CDS encoding ISAs1 family transposase has translation MATSVDKGHGRIEKRTLHTTTILTAEGKWKGAKQGFHVTRERTVKGKKTIEDVYGITSLSIQQANAATLLSILRDHWQIENGLHWVRDETLGEDRCRVRMGAAPQVLAAIRNAVVHLLADVDTENRPEAIEWLQIHHDEARALIGIPQSE, from the coding sequence GTGGCCACGTCGGTCGACAAGGGACATGGGCGGATCGAGAAGCGAACCCTCCACACGACGACGATTCTGACCGCCGAGGGGAAGTGGAAGGGGGCCAAGCAAGGGTTCCACGTCACCCGCGAGCGGACGGTCAAAGGGAAGAAGACGATCGAGGATGTGTACGGAATCACCAGTCTGTCGATCCAACAGGCGAATGCGGCGACACTTCTGTCCATCCTCCGGGATCACTGGCAGATCGAGAACGGATTGCATTGGGTCCGGGATGAGACCCTGGGCGAGGACCGCTGCCGGGTGCGGATGGGTGCGGCTCCGCAGGTCCTGGCCGCCATCCGGAACGCCGTCGTCCATCTGTTGGCCGATGTCGACACCGAGAACCGTCCGGAGGCCATCGAGTGGCTGCAAATCCACCACGATGAAGCCCGGGCGCTGATTGGGATCCCACAAAGTGAATAA
- a CDS encoding ISAs1 family transposase, with the protein MPACTLYEALATLPDPRSRHGRIHPLPAVMGLVALAMLSGRKSLAGISRFGRQHGAPLAHALGFRRGKTPTVSTLSRTLRRFDPQDLEAALSRWVTGRFDPHAFEHIAIDGKTLRGSRHGDVPGHHLVAAYAPAVQAVLAQVRVDAKTNEHKAALELLGILPVRGKVVTGDAMFCQRDLATQVIDSGGDYVLVAKDNQPALVADIRAGFAFATAARSIAAATSP; encoded by the coding sequence ATGCCCGCGTGTACGCTGTACGAGGCCCTCGCCACCCTCCCCGATCCCCGCAGCCGCCACGGTCGCATTCATCCCCTCCCGGCGGTCATGGGACTGGTCGCTCTGGCCATGCTGAGTGGCCGCAAGAGCTTGGCCGGGATCTCCCGGTTCGGACGGCAGCACGGGGCTCCGCTGGCTCACGCCCTGGGCTTCCGGCGGGGCAAAACGCCGACCGTCTCGACCCTCTCCCGAACCCTCCGCCGCTTCGACCCCCAGGACCTCGAAGCGGCCCTGTCCCGGTGGGTGACCGGCCGGTTCGACCCCCACGCGTTCGAGCACATCGCGATCGACGGCAAGACGTTGCGAGGCAGCCGCCACGGGGACGTGCCCGGCCACCACTTGGTGGCCGCCTACGCACCCGCCGTCCAGGCCGTCCTCGCTCAGGTCCGGGTCGATGCCAAAACGAACGAACACAAGGCCGCCCTCGAACTCCTCGGTATCCTCCCCGTGCGGGGCAAAGTGGTCACCGGGGACGCCATGTTCTGTCAGCGCGATCTGGCCACCCAGGTGATCGATTCCGGGGGCGACTACGTCCTCGTGGCCAAGGACAACCAACCGGCCTTGGTCGCCGATATCCGAGCCGGATTCGCCTTCGCGACCGCCGCCCGATCGATCGCGGCGGCCACTTCCCCCTGA
- a CDS encoding putative toxin-antitoxin system toxin component, PIN family, which produces MHNTEDTRPVAIFDCMVFLQATARPSGPAAACFRHAEDGRIRLVTSDVILREIRNVLDRPKVRAKNPQLTDASIAAFLTRLNELAPPRTDAQSVFRYPRDPKDEPYLNLAIAENADYLVSWDKDILDLATSDGPEARIFRNLAPRLQIMNPADFLALMRRSTAPATKPQSDASSA; this is translated from the coding sequence ATGCACAACACAGAAGACACTCGGCCAGTGGCCATTTTCGACTGCATGGTTTTCTTGCAAGCAACGGCACGTCCATCCGGACCAGCCGCGGCTTGCTTTCGGCACGCCGAAGACGGCCGAATCAGGCTCGTGACGTCAGATGTCATTCTTCGCGAGATCCGAAACGTCCTCGACCGCCCAAAGGTGCGCGCGAAGAATCCGCAACTGACCGATGCGTCGATCGCCGCATTCTTGACAAGGCTCAACGAATTGGCTCCCCCTCGAACCGATGCCCAAAGTGTTTTCCGTTATCCGCGGGATCCAAAAGATGAGCCGTACCTGAACCTCGCTATCGCCGAGAACGCAGATTATCTCGTCTCGTGGGATAAGGACATTCTGGATTTGGCGACGAGTGACGGTCCGGAGGCCAGAATCTTCCGGAATCTCGCCCCAAGGTTACAGATCATGAACCCGGCGGATTTCTTGGCCCTTATGCGACGCTCGACAGCGCCTGCAACGAAACCGCAGAGTGATGCTTCTTCTGCGTGA
- a CDS encoding rhomboid family intramembrane serine protease: MTTGSPDIPTPGDILAWCAAAAPAPWFPSTHAQQTGIPRDALDEPLWLLRQTELLYVADWVRGAGQGYALTPAGEKVLADPTRLTDARPVPQPDLPVEDADLAKVPVPDPTAPPPPQPALTTYDRGERVRAAFLAPPRASIVVPILVAVNVLWFVAAIVVAYQAGVPFWRFLREGDNTVLLRVGAAYGPSMLGGEWWRLITCGFVHGGGVHLIANLFSLILIGPVAEGLWGRKRFAVLYAVAGFAAACAATAVHPSTIIAGASGSIWGIQLSVVLWLIRYREHLPQEAVSEWLRQLALVIGINLLVSLTPGVSLEGHLAGGVAGFVAAVCLDWVRSGAGRLRVVGGVVGLTVAVAALVGGYAVFVHTDADWRVVRERHNGKAVLDQHQALVQERGQLIAELRTGKVSRDRVRRVDDKVVEALSFGRPVWFPPARDAVKWLRADVKQVADQLPAPVDGKADPFVDHVRAYLVAVDRFAAAADERLAAGTLPTMTEWKILAGRRNDMDAAWEQLVLHVR; encoded by the coding sequence ATGACGACCGGCAGCCCCGATATTCCGACCCCCGGCGACATCCTCGCGTGGTGCGCGGCCGCCGCCCCCGCGCCGTGGTTCCCGTCCACGCACGCCCAACAAACCGGCATCCCGCGGGACGCTCTCGACGAACCGCTCTGGCTCCTGCGGCAAACGGAACTGCTCTACGTGGCCGACTGGGTCCGCGGCGCGGGCCAGGGGTACGCGCTGACCCCGGCGGGGGAAAAAGTCCTCGCCGACCCCACCCGCCTCACGGACGCCCGCCCGGTCCCGCAACCCGACCTGCCAGTCGAGGACGCGGACCTGGCCAAGGTTCCCGTCCCCGACCCGACCGCCCCACCTCCTCCGCAGCCCGCGTTGACCACCTACGACCGCGGCGAGCGCGTCCGGGCGGCGTTCCTCGCCCCCCCGCGGGCGTCAATCGTCGTCCCGATCCTGGTCGCCGTCAACGTCCTCTGGTTCGTGGCCGCGATCGTGGTCGCGTACCAAGCCGGCGTGCCGTTCTGGCGGTTCCTCCGCGAGGGGGACAACACGGTCCTGCTCCGCGTGGGGGCGGCCTACGGCCCGAGCATGCTCGGCGGCGAATGGTGGCGGTTGATCACTTGCGGGTTCGTCCACGGCGGCGGGGTTCACCTGATCGCGAACCTGTTCTCCCTCATCCTGATCGGGCCGGTGGCCGAGGGGCTCTGGGGGCGGAAGCGGTTCGCCGTGCTGTACGCGGTGGCCGGGTTCGCGGCCGCCTGCGCGGCCACCGCCGTCCACCCCTCGACGATCATCGCCGGCGCGTCCGGATCCATTTGGGGCATCCAGCTCTCGGTCGTCCTGTGGCTGATCCGGTACCGCGAACACCTGCCCCAGGAGGCCGTCTCCGAGTGGCTGCGGCAGCTGGCGCTGGTGATCGGCATCAACCTGCTCGTCAGCCTCACGCCCGGGGTCAGTCTCGAAGGGCACTTGGCCGGCGGGGTGGCGGGATTTGTGGCGGCCGTCTGCCTGGACTGGGTGCGGAGCGGGGCCGGCCGGCTCCGCGTCGTGGGCGGGGTCGTCGGGCTGACGGTGGCGGTGGCGGCCCTGGTCGGCGGGTACGCTGTTTTCGTCCACACCGACGCGGACTGGCGCGTGGTCCGCGAGCGCCACAACGGCAAAGCCGTACTCGACCAGCACCAGGCACTGGTTCAAGAACGGGGGCAACTGATCGCGGAATTACGAACCGGCAAAGTGAGCCGGGACCGGGTGCGGCGCGTGGATGACAAAGTGGTCGAAGCCCTGTCGTTCGGCCGCCCCGTGTGGTTCCCACCCGCCCGGGACGCGGTGAAATGGCTCCGGGCGGACGTCAAGCAGGTCGCGGACCAACTCCCCGCGCCGGTCGATGGCAAAGCGGACCCGTTCGTCGACCACGTCCGGGCTTACCTCGTCGCCGTCGACCGGTTCGCGGCCGCGGCCGACGAGCGTCTGGCGGCCGGCACGCTCCCGACAATGACCGAGTGGAAGATCCTCGCCGGCCGGCGGAACGACATGGATGCGGCGTGGGAGCAGCTGGTTCTCCACGTTCGCTGA
- a CDS encoding BBP7 family outer membrane beta-barrel protein: MKWVGVTAVLVCLAAGLALRADEPDWRPVVAPLAQPSSAPAPAVVPAPAPVLTPAPAPPAPLPTPVPAAKPPAALPLAPATWSAARPEGLAWGAAAPTSAPAPVSTPTPAPVAASVPAFAPAAPVPAPAPAATPEPPLLFVPVAESSPLPLPAASFPPPVKPSDVPPAPPLVPPPPGKTFEPAPAPKPVSPDVPEVVKKKPVTPKPPAATPPEVLAPPRPTIPTPPKLEADVPPLGAYPGDALWGNPPGMMGQVVPGPGVAGPGAPVPPSVLPAGGMSSEVPYRPGTFGSPNLTLSRDHRFLDFFGLSLFSDDANTVVLGEQQVVRDRYFLQAEYLLWWVQSAHVPALATTATGGGFGFLGQPGTETLLGPGSFGATARSGFRVRGGAWLDDCETCGVDGSFFFLGRRTTTAELDSNQYPTIARPFFAPNLNQEFAELVAYPGLSTGTLRTEMTSFLWGADLNARWAVCNTCDFRSEWFAGFRHLNLQEGLTLTENITAGPQAPDPQGTQIVVQDSFQVHNLFYGGQVGWAANRRFGRFDVDARFSVALGVTHQDLDINGYQQVTRPGQATQNFNGGLLAVGPNLGSFSQNKFSVAPEATVNVGYMVTPTLRAFVGYNFLYWSNVIRPGDQIDRVIDLSYVPNFGSNITPNQNRPLPLFTQTGLWAQGIQFGVQLRW; encoded by the coding sequence ATGAAATGGGTGGGCGTGACCGCTGTCCTCGTCTGTCTCGCCGCCGGACTCGCGCTCCGGGCGGACGAGCCGGATTGGCGGCCGGTCGTTGCCCCGCTCGCGCAGCCGAGTTCGGCACCCGCCCCGGCCGTAGTCCCGGCACCGGCTCCGGTACTGACACCCGCCCCGGCACCTCCGGCTCCTTTACCCACACCAGTGCCCGCGGCAAAACCGCCTGCCGCTCTGCCGCTCGCACCGGCGACGTGGAGCGCGGCGCGACCCGAGGGTTTGGCTTGGGGGGCCGCTGCACCAACCTCGGCTCCAGCCCCGGTATCGACCCCGACCCCGGCTCCCGTCGCCGCCTCGGTCCCTGCCTTCGCGCCGGCCGCGCCTGTGCCCGCACCCGCCCCAGCGGCCACGCCCGAGCCGCCGCTGTTGTTCGTTCCGGTCGCCGAATCGTCGCCACTCCCGCTGCCGGCTGCCTCGTTCCCGCCGCCTGTGAAGCCGTCGGACGTGCCGCCGGCGCCGCCACTCGTGCCGCCTCCGCCGGGGAAGACGTTCGAGCCCGCGCCGGCTCCGAAACCCGTCAGCCCTGATGTGCCCGAGGTTGTGAAGAAAAAGCCCGTTACGCCGAAGCCGCCCGCGGCGACTCCCCCGGAAGTTCTCGCCCCGCCGCGCCCCACGATCCCGACGCCGCCCAAGCTCGAAGCGGACGTGCCGCCGCTGGGAGCCTACCCCGGCGACGCACTCTGGGGGAACCCGCCGGGGATGATGGGGCAAGTGGTGCCGGGTCCGGGCGTCGCCGGCCCGGGAGCACCGGTGCCGCCGTCCGTCCTGCCGGCCGGCGGGATGAGTTCCGAGGTGCCGTACCGGCCCGGGACTTTCGGGTCGCCGAACCTGACACTGTCGCGCGATCACCGCTTCCTGGACTTCTTCGGACTGAGTCTGTTCTCGGACGACGCGAACACGGTCGTCCTCGGCGAACAGCAGGTAGTGCGGGACCGATACTTCCTCCAGGCGGAATACCTGCTCTGGTGGGTCCAGTCGGCACACGTGCCGGCACTCGCGACGACCGCGACCGGTGGCGGGTTCGGATTCCTCGGCCAGCCGGGGACTGAAACGCTCCTCGGCCCCGGCTCGTTCGGGGCGACGGCCCGGAGCGGGTTCCGGGTCCGCGGCGGGGCGTGGCTCGATGACTGCGAGACTTGTGGGGTCGACGGCTCGTTCTTCTTCCTCGGCCGGCGGACGACGACCGCGGAACTCGATTCGAACCAGTACCCGACGATCGCCCGGCCGTTCTTCGCCCCGAACCTCAACCAGGAGTTCGCCGAACTCGTCGCGTACCCCGGCCTCTCGACCGGGACGCTGCGGACGGAAATGACGAGCTTCCTTTGGGGCGCGGACCTTAACGCCCGCTGGGCCGTCTGCAATACGTGCGACTTCCGTTCCGAGTGGTTCGCCGGCTTTCGGCACTTGAACTTGCAGGAAGGGCTCACGCTCACCGAGAACATCACCGCCGGCCCGCAAGCCCCGGACCCGCAGGGGACGCAGATCGTCGTCCAGGACTCGTTCCAGGTCCACAACCTGTTTTACGGCGGCCAGGTCGGGTGGGCGGCCAACCGCCGCTTCGGCCGGTTCGACGTCGACGCCCGGTTTTCGGTCGCCCTCGGTGTGACGCACCAGGACCTCGACATCAACGGGTATCAGCAGGTGACGCGACCGGGCCAGGCGACGCAAAACTTCAACGGCGGGTTGCTGGCCGTCGGGCCGAACCTCGGGTCGTTCAGCCAGAACAAGTTCAGCGTGGCCCCGGAGGCGACGGTGAACGTCGGCTACATGGTCACACCGACCCTGCGGGCGTTCGTCGGTTACAACTTCCTCTACTGGTCGAACGTGATCCGCCCCGGCGACCAGATCGACCGGGTGATCGACCTGTCCTACGTCCCCAATTTCGGCAGCAACATCACGCCCAACCAGAACCGCCCGCTTCCGCTTTTCACGCAAACGGGGCTGTGGGCGCAAGGGATTCAATTCGGCGTTCAACTGCGGTGGTGA
- a CDS encoding YXWGXW repeat-containing protein, with the protein MGASRLCFILTGVLMATFAGVPSGVRAQVPPPPPAPGQDAVAGQEPGVEVLTRGQVHEAFAATTEFPVAGPVVPKAPPQPIEEMPPDQRPAGPNVQWLPGYWHWDEERNDYIWICGFWRVSPPGKVWVPGSWREVPCGVQWAAGFWQASFKSQTALELLPPPPPPPASSEVAISRPPTPTSVYVPGTYVWQGRYVWQPGNWVEYLPGLVWVPAHFRRAPEGYVFVEGYWDYPLDARGVLYAPVAFDQGVCTRPGYVYTPVYAVSPSCMYGAMFVRRGYGTYYFGDYFDSQYATAGYTAWCGSANEATFTVSIDVGPGLSYDPLWGYYRVAYRTDPEWAAAVGNVYAGRYRGDIPRPPRTIAQQTTIIGNITQVNVTHAAVVNTVMVAPVKTIQRTNTTLVLTPVKREEAVYEAARVREARAAAVQRQQAAMTWTTGASPPTSGPSAVKAAVPHGPLAVKAVGSHAAPAGKPSILHAVAARTRMIVPGAKRAPPHATEAHKGSHEHPSLAEMGGRVLLHLLAKGAVAALDAMAHEHEYEHEKEHEKHHEKK; encoded by the coding sequence ATGGGCGCCTCCCGCCTTTGCTTCATCCTGACCGGCGTACTCATGGCGACGTTCGCGGGCGTGCCGTCCGGTGTCCGCGCACAGGTGCCTCCGCCCCCGCCCGCGCCGGGGCAAGATGCGGTGGCGGGGCAAGAGCCGGGCGTGGAAGTGTTGACCCGCGGGCAGGTCCACGAGGCGTTCGCGGCCACGACCGAGTTCCCGGTCGCCGGGCCGGTAGTGCCGAAGGCTCCGCCGCAGCCGATCGAGGAGATGCCCCCAGACCAGCGGCCGGCCGGGCCGAACGTGCAGTGGTTGCCCGGGTACTGGCACTGGGACGAAGAGCGGAACGACTACATCTGGATCTGCGGCTTTTGGCGGGTGTCGCCCCCCGGCAAGGTCTGGGTGCCGGGGAGTTGGCGCGAGGTTCCGTGCGGGGTGCAGTGGGCCGCCGGCTTCTGGCAAGCGTCATTCAAGTCGCAGACCGCGCTCGAATTACTTCCACCTCCGCCGCCCCCGCCGGCATCGTCCGAAGTCGCGATCTCCCGGCCCCCGACCCCGACGAGCGTTTACGTTCCCGGGACGTATGTCTGGCAGGGCCGATACGTGTGGCAGCCGGGGAACTGGGTCGAGTACCTCCCGGGATTGGTGTGGGTGCCCGCGCACTTCCGCCGGGCGCCGGAAGGGTACGTGTTCGTCGAGGGGTACTGGGATTACCCGTTGGATGCCCGCGGGGTGCTTTACGCCCCGGTCGCATTTGACCAGGGCGTATGTACCCGCCCAGGGTACGTGTACACGCCGGTCTACGCGGTCTCCCCGTCGTGCATGTATGGGGCGATGTTCGTCCGCCGCGGGTACGGAACCTACTACTTCGGCGACTACTTCGACTCCCAGTACGCGACCGCCGGGTACACCGCCTGGTGTGGGTCCGCCAACGAGGCGACGTTCACCGTGTCGATCGATGTCGGGCCCGGGTTGTCCTACGACCCGTTGTGGGGCTACTACCGCGTCGCCTACCGGACGGACCCGGAGTGGGCGGCGGCGGTCGGCAACGTGTACGCCGGCCGATACCGGGGTGACATCCCTCGACCCCCGCGGACCATCGCCCAGCAGACAACGATCATTGGCAATATCACCCAGGTCAACGTCACGCACGCGGCCGTTGTCAACACCGTCATGGTCGCCCCGGTAAAGACCATCCAACGGACAAATACCACACTCGTCCTGACCCCGGTGAAACGGGAGGAAGCCGTTTACGAAGCGGCCCGCGTCCGGGAAGCCCGGGCTGCCGCGGTCCAACGACAACAGGCCGCGATGACCTGGACCACGGGCGCCTCGCCGCCGACCAGCGGGCCGTCGGCGGTCAAGGCGGCGGTTCCGCACGGACCGCTCGCGGTCAAAGCGGTGGGGTCGCACGCCGCTCCCGCGGGCAAGCCGTCGATTCTGCACGCGGTGGCCGCCCGGACTCGGATGATCGTCCCGGGCGCGAAACGCGCGCCTCCGCACGCGACCGAGGCACACAAGGGCTCGCACGAGCACCCGTCCCTGGCCGAGATGGGAGGCCGTGTCCTTCTCCATCTTCTTGCCAAGGGCGCGGTTGCCGCTCTGGACGCGATGGCACACGAGCACGAGTACGAGCACGAAAAGGAACACGAGAAACATCACGAAAAAAAATAG
- the modC gene encoding molybdenum ABC transporter ATP-binding protein, which produces MSSALVARFEKRFAGGTVVRADWERPADQFSVTALFGPSGCGKTTVLRCLAGLEKPEIGTLVFGGETWSDADRRIFLSPQRRGVGFLFQDYALFPHLTVAGNIAYGLSGLSRTERFRRVADILDVLHLNGLGDRYPGQVSGGERQRVALARALVCRPRLLLLDEPLSALDAPTRERLRPELRRVLAGFGVPAIVVTHDRTEAAALADHLVVMDRGKVCQDGPVADVFARPADAAVARIVGTDTVVPGRVVGADSGLAVVAVGPARLLAVPPDSLTNDVFVCIRAEEVVLVGGEAGASSARNRLPGTVAAVAAEGPLVRVSLDCGFPLVALVTRPSCAELGLVPGTVVTALVKAPAVHIIPRGS; this is translated from the coding sequence ATGAGTAGTGCCCTGGTCGCCCGGTTCGAGAAGCGGTTCGCGGGCGGCACCGTCGTTCGCGCGGATTGGGAGCGGCCGGCCGACCAGTTCTCGGTCACGGCTTTGTTCGGGCCGTCGGGCTGTGGGAAGACGACGGTCCTCCGCTGCCTGGCCGGGTTGGAGAAGCCCGAAATCGGGACGCTTGTGTTCGGTGGGGAAACGTGGTCGGACGCCGACCGACGGATTTTTCTGTCACCCCAACGTCGGGGCGTCGGGTTCCTGTTTCAGGACTACGCCCTCTTCCCGCACCTGACGGTCGCCGGGAATATTGCTTACGGGCTGAGCGGCTTGTCGCGGACGGAACGATTTCGGCGGGTCGCCGACATCCTCGACGTTCTCCACTTGAACGGGTTGGGCGATCGCTATCCGGGCCAGGTGTCGGGCGGGGAACGGCAGCGGGTCGCGTTGGCCCGGGCGCTCGTCTGCCGGCCGCGCCTCCTCCTGCTCGACGAACCGCTCTCGGCCCTGGACGCCCCGACCCGCGAGCGGCTGCGGCCGGAACTCCGGCGGGTTCTCGCGGGGTTCGGCGTTCCCGCGATCGTCGTCACCCACGACCGGACCGAGGCGGCCGCATTGGCCGACCACCTCGTCGTCATGGACCGCGGCAAGGTCTGTCAGGACGGGCCGGTCGCGGACGTGTTCGCCCGCCCGGCCGATGCGGCGGTCGCGCGGATCGTCGGGACGGACACCGTCGTCCCCGGCCGCGTCGTCGGGGCCGACAGCGGGCTGGCGGTCGTGGCAGTCGGTCCGGCCCGCTTGCTCGCCGTTCCCCCGGATTCGCTGACCAACGACGTCTTCGTGTGTATCCGGGCGGAAGAGGTGGTTCTTGTCGGCGGGGAGGCCGGGGCCAGTAGCGCCCGGAATCGGTTGCCCGGGACGGTCGCGGCGGTCGCGGCGGAGGGGCCGCTGGTGCGCGTGTCGCTCGACTGCGGATTCCCGCTCGTCGCCCTCGTGACCCGGCCCTCGTGCGCCGAACTCGGACTCGTGCCGGGGACTGTCGTCACGGCGCTGGTTAAAGCGCCCGCGGTTCACATCATCCCGCGTGGCAGTTGA
- the modB gene encoding molybdate ABC transporter permease subunit, with amino-acid sequence MDWVALGVTAQLAACTTAVLFVLGVPLAYWLATTRWRGKFLVEAVVALPLVLPPTVLGFYILLTTGPGGIVGRGYEAATGGRLPFTFAGILVGSVLFNLPFAVRPFAAAFAAVDRRLVEASWCLGVSRAGTFVRVVLPLAWPGVLAGLVLTFAHTVGEFGVVLMVGGNIPGVTRTLSVAVYDDVQSLDYAAAGRTALALLGFAFAVLCAANALGRRGQPV; translated from the coding sequence GTGGATTGGGTGGCTCTCGGCGTGACGGCCCAACTCGCGGCGTGTACGACGGCCGTGCTGTTCGTCCTGGGCGTGCCGCTCGCGTACTGGCTGGCGACGACTCGCTGGCGCGGGAAGTTCCTCGTCGAAGCCGTGGTCGCACTGCCGCTGGTCCTGCCGCCGACCGTCCTCGGGTTCTACATTCTCCTCACGACCGGGCCGGGTGGCATCGTTGGCCGCGGGTACGAGGCGGCGACCGGGGGGCGGCTGCCGTTCACGTTCGCCGGCATCCTCGTCGGGTCGGTGCTGTTCAACCTGCCGTTCGCCGTCCGCCCGTTCGCCGCCGCGTTCGCCGCGGTGGACCGCCGGCTGGTGGAGGCGTCGTGGTGCCTGGGCGTCTCCCGCGCCGGCACGTTCGTCCGGGTCGTGCTGCCGCTGGCGTGGCCGGGCGTCCTGGCCGGGTTGGTGCTGACGTTCGCGCACACGGTCGGCGAGTTCGGGGTCGTGCTGATGGTCGGCGGGAACATCCCGGGAGTCACGCGGACGCTGTCGGTCGCGGTGTACGACGACGTGCAGTCGCTCGACTACGCGGCGGCCGGGCGGACGGCCCTGGCGCTGCTCGGGTTCGCGTTCGCCGTGTTGTGCGCGGCCAACGCATTGGGGCGGCGGGGGCAGCCGGTATGA
- the modA gene encoding molybdate ABC transporter substrate-binding protein codes for MRSRLILALLIGLVFALAGCAKPVPAGREVRVAAAADLKYAFDDLAAAFRAKHPDIAVSPTYGASGNFYAQLENQAPYDLFLSADFEYPRKLVAGGRAVAGSEFQYAVGHLVVWVPNPSKLDLDGLGIKVVADPTVKKVAIANPKVAPYGRAAEAALKSLGVYDAVRDRLVFGDNIAQTAQFVESGAADVGVIALSLVLSPGMKDKGRYWPVPLDAHPRLEQGGVIITGAADPAAAATLREFITGAEGREVLKRYGFTLPGE; via the coding sequence ATGCGATCGCGTCTAATCCTCGCCCTGCTCATCGGCCTCGTCTTTGCCTTGGCCGGCTGCGCCAAGCCCGTTCCCGCCGGCCGCGAGGTCCGGGTCGCCGCGGCGGCCGACTTGAAGTACGCCTTCGACGACCTGGCCGCCGCGTTCCGGGCCAAACACCCGGACATTGCCGTCAGCCCTACCTATGGGGCGTCCGGCAACTTCTACGCCCAGCTGGAGAACCAGGCGCCGTACGACCTGTTCCTGTCGGCCGACTTCGAATACCCGCGCAAGCTCGTCGCCGGCGGTCGGGCGGTTGCGGGATCCGAGTTTCAATACGCCGTCGGGCATTTGGTCGTGTGGGTGCCGAACCCGTCGAAGCTCGACCTCGACGGGCTCGGCATCAAGGTCGTCGCCGACCCCACGGTGAAGAAGGTCGCCATCGCTAACCCGAAGGTCGCGCCTTACGGTCGGGCGGCGGAGGCGGCGCTGAAATCGCTCGGCGTTTATGACGCCGTACGCGACCGGCTCGTCTTTGGCGACAACATCGCCCAGACGGCCCAGTTCGTGGAATCCGGGGCGGCGGACGTCGGCGTGATCGCCCTGTCGCTGGTGCTGTCGCCCGGGATGAAGGACAAGGGCCGGTACTGGCCGGTCCCGCTCGACGCCCACCCGCGCCTGGAGCAAGGCGGCGTCATCATCACCGGGGCCGCCGACCCGGCCGCCGCGGCCACTCTTCGCGAGTTCATCACCGGCGCCGAGGGCCGGGAAGTTTTGAAGCGGTACGGGTTCACCTTGCCGGGAGAATGA